AGATCATAAGCCGAGTTCTGTTCTCCCTTGGGGAGTGGTGATCATTTATCTAGGATAGGTGTTACCGCCTATCTCCAGCGACCTACCCGAGGGTCTGGGGTGGGCCACCCCTTTCCCCTCCTATTCGGTCTTGCTCCGGATGGGGTTTACCAAGCTATCCCGATCGCTCGGAATACTGGTGAGCTCTTACCTCACCCTTTCACCCTTACCCCCAATAATTGGAGGCGGTCTGGTTTCTGTGGCACTTTCCTGACCCCTAAATGGGGGCAGTCGCCGTTAGCGACCATCCTGCCCTCTGGAGCTCGGACTTTCCTCTGATCCTATCTTTACAGGACCAGCGACCACCTGATCCACCTTATCCCTTACCGCCTCCCTGGCCAGACGATCCGCCTCTCGGTTTTCCTCTCTCGGTATGTAATTGATCTGCCAGCGAGCGAAATGCCCTAAAAGTCCTCTCGCCTCCTCTTCTAAGGTCTTGAGTTTGCCATCTCGTACGCGGTAAATCCCCTTGATTTGGTTCACCACCAGTTCGGAATCGAGATAGATCTCTATCTTCTTCGGCCCCAACTTCTTGGCCTCTTGGAGACCCAAGACCAATGCTCTATACTCTGCTATATTGTTGGTTACTGACCCCAAATATCTCTTTATTTGATATAAGATCCTCCCCTTTCCATCCTTTACGATTGCCCCTGCCCCTCCCTCTCCAGGATTTCCTTTGCAGGATCCATCCGCATACAAAAGGACCTTTCTTTCTCCCCTTCCAGGGGGATTTGATGTGGGAGATGTCCTCATGTTATTAATTTAATTATTTTTAGTGCCTTCCCAATAGAGAATTCGATTACAATTAGGACAAAGGATGATCTCCCTATTTTTCTGGACCTCGTTATACATTTGGGGGGGGATATTGACATAACACCCCTGGCAGGCCTCATTCTTCACCAAGACAATGGCTATCCCATCCCTCTTTTCCTTTATGGTATTATACCTTTTCAAGAGCTGAGGGTCCAGATCTTTTATTATCTCCTCTCTAGTCTGGTGCCCTTGGGCTATATCCTTCTCCACTTGAATCATCCGCTCCTTTACCTTTTCTATCTCCCCCTCTATCTCTTCCCTTTCCCTCTCGCCCTTTTCCTTTATGGACTCATAGTTGTCCTTTAGCTGGTCAATCTCCTCCAATATCTTGATGACCTCTTCCTCTTGCTGGCTATTGATCTCCTTGGCCCACTCGATCTCCTTCAGGAGGGCCTGGTACTCCTTATTGGTCTTGGCCTCCAGAAGTCGAAGTTGGGAGCGCTTTATCCTTTCGCTTTCCAGTCCCAACTCCCCCTCTTTCTTTCTCCTCTCTCTTTCTAGCTCCTCTATGCCCCTCTTTTTCTCCTCCTTTCTGTCCTCTAGCGATCTGAGCAACCCTTTTAGCCTTTCAAGCTCCAGGGGGTAAGCCCCCTTGTCCTTTTGGGCTTCATCTATGTCTTGTTCCACCTTCTGAAGTTTCCAAAGGAGTTGGAGCTGTCTTTTCAAAATCTGCTCCCCTGAAAAGGCCCAAAAAAGGTGCACCGTGAAAAGGTGCACCCCCTGCACTCAAGTCCTCCTTTTCTTTTCACCCAGTTAGACAAGCCGTAAACCCACACCTTATGCCCTAGTGGGCCCACCTGGAATCGAACCAGGGACCTTCCGGTTATGAGCCGGTGGCTCTACCAACTGAGCTATGGGCCCTTTATTCCTAAAGCAATATTATCGTTTAACTGAACCTTTGTGTCAAGAAAAAAAGGAAGGCACGAATTGACTCAAAAAAAGTTGCCGCAAGCAAGATTTAAAAGGATCGTTGACTCATAACAGGCTGTTGAAAAAGGCTCTTAAGTGCCAAAGAGACTAATTTTGGATATTGAAACTTTTTGATATTTAAGAGCTTTCAAAATTCCTATCCCCAAACAAAAAGGGACCCAGAAGTAAAGACAGTTGACAGAAAAAAGATCAGAGCAGAAAGAAAGGGATATATACTTAAATCAGACCCCGGCATCCCCCATCCTGCAGGATGGGCTTTTTTATCCCTCCTTGACAGGGCCACCGTTTAGTTATAATTTAGTCCTAAAGGGGTGGCAGATGGAAAGGGTGGCCGTCATCATCCTGGCTGCAGGCAAGGGGAAGAGGATGCGTTCAGGTCTGGTCAAGGTCCTCCATCCCTTGTTGGGGAGACCGATGTTGAGCTATCCCCTGGAGGTCGCCTTGGGGCAACTGCGTCCGGAGAAGACCTTAGTGGTCATCGGGCATCAGGGCGATGAGATCCGGGCCTCCTTCTCAGAGCCCAGGATCACCTTTGTAGAACAGGAGGACCAGCTCGGCACAGGCCATGCTGTATCAATAACTGAACCCATCCTAAGGGGATTCAACGGGACTATCGTCATCCTCTGCGGCGATATCCCCCTCATCAGTTCCCAAACCCTCAGGGGGATGTTAAACCACCACTGGGAAAAAGAGGCCGTCCTCACCCTCCTGACCTCACACATAGAGGACCCCGCTGGTTACGGCCGGGTGGTGCGGGGGGTCTTGAGCGGGGTACGGAAGGTCGTAGAGGAAAAGGATGCCACGGACCGAGAACTGGAAATCAAAGAGATCAACAGTGGGATCTATTGTGTGCAGAAACCCTTTCTCTTCCAGACCCTGGGGGCGATAAAATCGGACAACGCCCAGGGAGAATATTACCTTACGGACATCATCGAGATCGCCCACCATGAGAAAAAAAGGGTTTGCACCTTCTATGCCCCTGATCCTTGGGAGATCATGGGGGTCAACACCAGGGCCGACCTGGCCAAGGCCGAGGAGGTATTGGGAGAGAGGGTGCGGCAGCACTGGATGTCAGAGGGGGTGACCATCCAAGACCCCCAAAGTGTATATATAGAGCCAGATGTCCGCATCGGGAGAGATACTGTAATCCACTCCAACTGTTATCTACGCGGAAGGACCTCCATAGGTGAGGAGTGCCTGATTGGCCCCCAGGTAGAGATCATCGATTCCCAGATCGGGGACAGGGTACGGGTACGCTTTTGCAC
Above is a window of Deltaproteobacteria bacterium DNA encoding:
- the glmU gene encoding bifunctional UDP-N-acetylglucosamine diphosphorylase/glucosamine-1-phosphate N-acetyltransferase GlmU, whose protein sequence is MTEKRSEQKERDIYLNQTPASPILQDGLFYPSLTGPPFSYNLVLKGWQMERVAVIILAAGKGKRMRSGLVKVLHPLLGRPMLSYPLEVALGQLRPEKTLVVIGHQGDEIRASFSEPRITFVEQEDQLGTGHAVSITEPILRGFNGTIVILCGDIPLISSQTLRGMLNHHWEKEAVLTLLTSHIEDPAGYGRVVRGVLSGVRKVVEEKDATDRELEIKEINSGIYCVQKPFLFQTLGAIKSDNAQGEYYLTDIIEIAHHEKKRVCTFYAPDPWEIMGVNTRADLAKAEEVLGERVRQHWMSEGVTIQDPQSVYIEPDVRIGRDTVIHSNCYLRGRTSIGEECLIGPQVEIIDSQIGDRVRVRFCTLITESRVENDATVGPFSHLRPLTHLEKGVRIGNFVEVKKSRIRKGTKANHLSYIGDAEVGEGVNIGAGTITCNYDGYQKHQTIIEEGVFMGSNTALVAPVKIGKGALVG